A genomic stretch from Sulfurimonas sediminis includes:
- a CDS encoding cytochrome c oxidase, cbb3-type, CcoQ subunit — MDFNEFAAYAYFFLVVFLVVVTYSYIYHLYTKKKDSSGVDYEHYSDMALKDDIGDTPVKPVSKTEEK; from the coding sequence GTGGACTTTAATGAATTTGCAGCGTATGCGTATTTCTTTTTAGTAGTATTTTTGGTGGTAGTGACATACTCATATATTTACCATCTTTATACAAAAAAGAAAGACTCGAGCGGAGTTGATTATGAACACTATAGTGATATGGCACTGAAGGATGACATAGGGGATACCCCGGTAAAACCTGTGTCAAAGACAGAAGAAAAATAG
- a CDS encoding DUF4006 family protein, with the protein MNENRSVFALDGVTGMLIATVLLLSILVFLTVNALSVQHANAENFYQIKDEKSIKMFSTENAKHVVDVK; encoded by the coding sequence ATGAATGAAAATAGAAGTGTTTTTGCTCTTGACGGTGTAACGGGTATGCTGATTGCAACTGTTTTACTGCTCAGCATATTAGTTTTTTTAACTGTAAATGCCTTAAGCGTACAACATGCAAATGCTGAAAACTTTTATCAGATAAAAGATGAAAAATCAATCAAAATGTTTAGCACTGAGAATGCTAAGCATGTTGTTGATGTGAAGTAA
- a CDS encoding 3-dehydroquinate dehydratase, translating into MKLLRRGLFALTLTLLFQTQLFAEYLYKDEVVHNPKFTEEVETLGSALYKKTGISLRLMMLKELPKNVTMYEYEKKILEQFSEPTVVLTFSEMNSQVDIEANDESLYKYFDKKQVLSPVTSYVQAFMMAAFYAKSWDDFVSIMSNTGGTILPLLGGKAKKGMIADKYSAAMFNGYLDIAQQIAKAKGVKLGHGFDSDANQTSLFYVRVLFYGFILYGIVMLFKRRIYKMRHKNEHYKKW; encoded by the coding sequence TTGAAACTTTTAAGAAGAGGGCTTTTTGCCCTCACCCTCACACTGTTATTTCAAACCCAATTATTTGCAGAGTATTTATATAAAGATGAAGTAGTTCATAACCCGAAATTTACCGAAGAGGTGGAAACTTTGGGAAGTGCACTTTATAAGAAAACAGGGATTTCTTTACGCCTGATGATGCTCAAAGAACTTCCAAAAAATGTGACCATGTATGAATATGAAAAAAAAATACTGGAGCAGTTTAGCGAACCTACAGTAGTGTTGACATTTTCAGAGATGAATTCACAGGTAGATATAGAAGCAAACGACGAATCTTTATATAAATATTTTGACAAAAAGCAGGTTCTGAGTCCGGTTACCTCCTATGTACAGGCTTTTATGATGGCGGCCTTTTATGCCAAAAGCTGGGATGATTTTGTCAGTATAATGAGCAATACGGGAGGTACTATTTTGCCTCTTTTAGGCGGAAAAGCAAAAAAAGGCATGATTGCCGACAAATACTCTGCCGCAATGTTTAACGGTTATCTGGATATAGCGCAGCAGATAGCCAAAGCAAAAGGTGTCAAGTTGGGACACGGGTTTGACAGTGATGCAAATCAAACGTCTCTGTTTTATGTAAGAGTATTATTCTACGGTTTTATTTTATATGGTATAGTAATGCTTTTTAAAAGAAGAATTTATAAAATGAGGCATAAAAATGAGCATTATAAAAAGTGGTAG
- a CDS encoding FixH family protein — MSIIKSGRLWPYAIGLAITGVFGLCVWTIIETSKADIQPSDDYMTKYQDADANANKLIKQRIAFDKAYKLKFVSDRISENGSDVKYALTTKEGKAVKGAKMILEISRPEVETYTKTLKDPLFEEGLYVFHDVKFPKTGVWNLLLKVDVGDKSRFYAIKTDTRIINDRSIQEASQY, encoded by the coding sequence ATGAGCATTATAAAAAGTGGTAGACTCTGGCCTTATGCAATAGGGCTGGCAATTACAGGTGTTTTTGGCTTATGCGTATGGACAATTATAGAAACAAGCAAGGCCGACATACAGCCAAGTGATGATTATATGACAAAATACCAGGATGCAGATGCAAATGCAAACAAACTGATTAAACAGAGAATAGCTTTTGACAAAGCATATAAACTGAAATTTGTTTCAGACAGGATTTCAGAAAATGGTTCGGATGTGAAGTATGCCCTTACAACGAAAGAGGGCAAAGCCGTCAAGGGCGCAAAAATGATTTTGGAAATCAGCCGTCCTGAAGTTGAGACCTACACAAAAACGCTCAAAGATCCTCTCTTTGAAGAGGGTCTTTATGTGTTTCATGATGTGAAATTTCCAAAAACAGGTGTTTGGAACCTGCTGTTAAAAGTTGATGTCGGTGACAAGAGTAGATTTTATGCTATCAAAACAGATACCCGCATCATAAACGACAGAAGCATCCAGGAAGCTTCACAGTACTAA
- the ccoO gene encoding cytochrome-c oxidase, cbb3-type subunit II: MFHWLEKHPFFFAVGVFVVIAFAGLIEIIPNFAQASRPVIGTKPISLLEQAGRDVYIKNSCNACHSQLIRPFKAETDRYGHYSLSGEYAYDRPFLWGSKRTGPDLHRVGSYRTTEWHENHMKDPKSVMPSSIMPGYPWMFTNSADIDTAYATQLTNAQFFGVPYNKPVPMKDGSTTVVKMADSLAEAHAMALEEAKKITAKMKDQDVKDAVAAGKIPEIVALIAYLNSLK, translated from the coding sequence ATGTTTCATTGGTTAGAAAAACACCCGTTCTTTTTTGCGGTAGGTGTATTTGTAGTAATTGCGTTTGCGGGTTTGATTGAAATAATCCCAAACTTTGCACAGGCTTCTCGTCCTGTTATCGGAACAAAACCGATTAGTCTGTTAGAGCAGGCCGGTCGTGATGTTTATATCAAAAACAGTTGTAATGCCTGTCATTCACAGCTGATTCGTCCGTTTAAAGCGGAGACTGACCGTTACGGTCACTACTCTTTAAGTGGTGAGTATGCGTATGACAGACCATTCCTTTGGGGTTCTAAAAGAACAGGTCCGGATTTACACAGAGTAGGGAGCTACAGAACAACAGAGTGGCATGAAAACCACATGAAGGATCCAAAGTCTGTAATGCCTTCAAGTATCATGCCTGGATATCCATGGATGTTTACAAACAGTGCGGATATAGACACTGCATATGCGACACAGTTGACAAATGCACAGTTTTTTGGTGTACCGTACAACAAGCCTGTTCCTATGAAAGACGGGTCAACAACAGTTGTAAAAATGGCTGATTCTCTTGCTGAAGCTCATGCTATGGCATTGGAAGAAGCGAAAAAGATTACAGCAAAAATGAAAGATCAAGACGTTAAAGATGCAGTGGCTGCAGGTAAAATACCTGAAATAGTTGCTTTAATTGCATATTTAAACAGTCTTAAATAG
- a CDS encoding PD-(D/E)XK nuclease family protein, protein MEETTIVLPTARAIRHEQLATQEQTLFLPNYITMSDFIAKLTLVKGYKFIDDESRILLLLEASDFKGFANLQIERNFFTFTKNSSYIFKFYEELSAELYDINLLSSADVYAEYEEHIAILQELYKRYEKLCNEKKLLDRIFLPKLYEFNASYAKTHQNVTIYLDGHLTNFELELLQKAKSFMSIKLRFWATRFNEKMQNKLGELGFALEAGFIYELDFNSIKTLTKEKIPTNYQLTCNSFSESLLQVAFVQQKIYEFVQKGYNPQNIAVILPNETAAPILKSFDQKCNLNFAMGESFRHSGVYKKIEATLNAIEQDSKENEARMQRVGDELFLLLHGLYYKKVSEIDFIQKMQEVAGFFTNRQEKKILNEELHKIEKLLPFMQDMGVKSLLNIFMQRLALRTVDDVRGGKVTVMGVLETRSVHFDAVIIIDFDDKNVPKRSDKDMFLNTQIRKAASLPTMGDRESLQKHYYQMLISRSKEVAIAYVNSSESSGSRFLKQLGITQKNEHSELDYAEILFQRRESGLLKEEEIVQEYSFKNVALSASRLKTFLTCKRKYYYKYIQHIKNHEIPKDMPQEYEIGNVVHSALKAVYEKQNFYTDAEKLKKDINKALDEFCGESELDKYLVAMQKKRLEPFAEAETERFEKGWRVFKTEELLETNFAGMKIVGQIDRIDKKENLIEVLDYKTGAYTLYNKNNYTEATDFQLEFYALLAGGFGNVERCGFYDLKECQIIPEAFLQEKTEILKSHIKDLLAIESVNFEKCEETKPCQFCEYAIMCNRD, encoded by the coding sequence ATGGAGGAGACAACCATAGTCCTTCCGACTGCTCGTGCTATTCGTCACGAGCAGCTTGCTACACAGGAGCAGACGCTCTTTTTACCCAACTACATTACCATGAGCGATTTTATCGCCAAACTTACGCTTGTCAAAGGCTATAAATTTATAGATGATGAGAGCAGAATACTGCTTTTGCTTGAAGCATCGGATTTTAAAGGCTTTGCAAATCTTCAGATTGAGCGTAATTTTTTTACCTTTACCAAAAATTCTTCGTATATCTTTAAATTTTACGAAGAACTGAGTGCAGAACTTTATGATATCAATCTGTTAAGCAGTGCCGATGTTTATGCAGAGTATGAAGAGCATATTGCCATTTTGCAAGAGCTTTACAAACGCTATGAAAAGCTGTGCAATGAAAAAAAACTGCTCGATAGAATATTTCTGCCCAAACTTTATGAATTTAATGCTAGCTATGCAAAAACACATCAAAATGTGACGATTTATTTAGACGGGCATCTGACAAACTTTGAGCTTGAACTGCTGCAAAAGGCGAAGTCGTTTATGTCCATAAAACTTCGTTTCTGGGCGACGCGTTTTAATGAAAAGATGCAAAACAAACTGGGTGAACTTGGGTTTGCACTGGAAGCCGGATTCATATATGAACTCGATTTCAACAGCATCAAAACACTCACAAAAGAAAAAATCCCTACAAATTATCAGCTTACATGTAACAGTTTCAGCGAATCTCTTTTGCAGGTTGCCTTCGTGCAGCAGAAAATTTATGAATTTGTACAAAAAGGCTACAACCCCCAAAACATAGCCGTTATTTTGCCCAATGAAACCGCAGCACCGATACTCAAAAGTTTTGATCAAAAATGTAATCTGAACTTTGCAATGGGAGAGTCGTTTCGTCACTCCGGAGTCTATAAAAAAATCGAAGCAACATTAAACGCCATAGAACAGGACTCCAAAGAGAATGAGGCGCGTATGCAAAGAGTGGGGGATGAACTTTTTTTACTTCTGCACGGACTCTATTATAAAAAAGTTTCAGAGATTGATTTTATACAAAAAATGCAGGAAGTGGCTGGTTTTTTTACCAACAGACAGGAGAAGAAAATATTGAACGAGGAGTTGCATAAAATAGAAAAACTTTTGCCTTTTATGCAGGATATGGGCGTAAAATCACTCTTAAATATTTTTATGCAGCGTCTGGCTTTGAGAACTGTGGATGATGTCCGTGGGGGCAAAGTGACGGTAATGGGGGTACTTGAGACAAGAAGTGTCCATTTTGATGCGGTGATTATTATAGATTTTGATGATAAAAATGTCCCAAAACGCAGTGACAAAGATATGTTTTTAAATACACAGATACGAAAAGCCGCCTCTTTGCCGACGATGGGAGACAGAGAAAGCCTGCAAAAACATTACTACCAAATGCTGATATCACGCTCAAAAGAGGTGGCAATCGCCTATGTCAACTCAAGTGAGAGCAGCGGTTCGAGGTTTTTAAAACAACTCGGCATTACACAGAAAAACGAGCACAGCGAGCTGGACTACGCTGAAATTCTCTTTCAGCGAAGAGAATCAGGTTTGCTAAAAGAAGAGGAGATAGTGCAAGAGTACAGTTTTAAAAATGTAGCACTCTCTGCCAGCAGGCTGAAAACCTTCCTTACATGTAAGCGTAAATATTATTATAAATACATTCAACATATAAAAAACCATGAAATTCCAAAAGATATGCCTCAGGAGTACGAAATAGGCAATGTTGTGCACAGTGCCCTAAAAGCAGTCTATGAAAAACAGAATTTTTACACGGATGCCGAAAAACTCAAAAAAGATATCAACAAAGCTCTGGATGAATTTTGCGGGGAGAGTGAGCTTGACAAGTATCTTGTTGCGATGCAAAAAAAGCGTCTGGAGCCTTTTGCAGAGGCTGAAACAGAACGGTTTGAAAAAGGCTGGAGAGTATTTAAAACAGAAGAGCTTTTGGAAACGAATTTTGCAGGCATGAAAATTGTCGGTCAAATCGACAGAATAGACAAAAAAGAGAATCTTATCGAGGTCCTTGACTACAAAACAGGTGCCTACACGCTTTACAATAAAAACAACTATACAGAGGCAACGGACTTTCAGCTTGAATTTTATGCTCTTTTAGCCGGTGGTTTTGGAAATGTCGAGCGTTGCGGTTTTTATGATTTGAAAGAGTGCCAAATCATCCCGGAAGCATTTTTGCAAGAAAAAACAGAAATACTAAAATCTCACATCAAAGATCTCCTTGCCATAGAGTCCGTCAACTTTGAAAAATGTGAAGAGACAAAACCCTGCCAGTTTTGTGAATATGCCATTATGTGCAATAGAGATTAA
- a CDS encoding c-type cytochrome has protein sequence MNKLYLWGIIITAAMLGATYATVGYQKGGLNDDIVNMLAIAGAVALVIITVFVVIKYVRQMQVDQATGELADESWDNIGEYKNPVPFGWAIMFLGTMIWGMWYFTIGYPVNAFSQIGQYNEEVKEKDAAFEKKYANIKGEQLVNMGESVYLVECVACHGLNADGNSEVDAADLNRRISAKSVKYVINHGSNNKLLGTEMPMPDRNGLFNAATGALITDKEIDEVADYVAGGLKDANSAGAKVFANVCAACHGPDGKGMAYVAPDIATWNQQLIINVLDYGKKGAIGKMPAMDRLNPKQKEAIAAYVMSLSEGE, from the coding sequence ATGAATAAGCTTTATCTTTGGGGAATTATCATAACAGCTGCAATGTTGGGTGCAACATATGCAACAGTTGGATACCAAAAAGGCGGTCTCAATGATGATATCGTCAATATGCTTGCGATTGCAGGGGCTGTGGCGCTTGTAATCATTACAGTATTTGTTGTAATCAAGTATGTTCGTCAGATGCAGGTTGATCAGGCAACTGGTGAATTGGCAGATGAGTCATGGGACAATATAGGTGAATATAAAAACCCGGTACCTTTTGGTTGGGCAATTATGTTCTTAGGCACAATGATTTGGGGTATGTGGTATTTTACAATAGGGTATCCGGTAAATGCATTTTCTCAAATCGGTCAGTACAATGAAGAAGTAAAAGAAAAAGATGCTGCATTTGAAAAGAAATATGCAAACATCAAGGGTGAACAACTTGTAAACATGGGTGAATCTGTGTATCTGGTTGAGTGTGTTGCCTGTCACGGTCTTAATGCCGACGGGAACAGTGAAGTGGATGCTGCAGATTTAAATCGCAGAATATCTGCTAAAAGTGTCAAGTATGTAATAAACCACGGTTCTAACAACAAACTTTTAGGAACTGAAATGCCAATGCCGGATCGTAACGGTCTTTTCAATGCGGCAACAGGTGCATTAATCACTGATAAAGAGATTGATGAAGTGGCTGATTATGTTGCAGGCGGATTAAAAGATGCAAACAGTGCAGGGGCAAAAGTGTTTGCCAATGTATGTGCGGCTTGTCATGGTCCTGACGGTAAAGGTATGGCTTATGTTGCTCCGGATATTGCGACTTGGAACCAACAGCTTATTATCAATGTGTTAGACTATGGTAAAAAAGGTGCAATCGGAAAAATGCCTGCAATGGACAGACTGAACCCTAAACAAAAAGAAGCAATTGCAGCATATGTAATGAGCTTGAGTGAAGGAGAATAG
- the ccoN gene encoding cytochrome-c oxidase, cbb3-type subunit I: protein MENRPLEYDYTVAKMFMFTTIVLGIVGMTIGVILAFELAFPSVNTILGSGLAEYTNFSRLRPLHTDAVIFGFTLSGIFATWYYVGQRVLKVSMAESKFLMLIGKLHFWLYIIGVAAVVVSLFAGVTTSKEYAEFEWPIDIAIVVVWVLWGVSVFGLIGIRREKSLYISVWYYIATFLGIAMLYLFNNMEIPTMLATSPAGETGIGAWYHSISMYAGTNDALVQWWYGHNAVAFGFTVPIVAMIYYFLPKESGQAIYSYKLSLLSFWGLMFVYLWAGGHHLLYSTVPDWMQTMGSVFSVILILPSWGSAINMLLTMKGEWQQVAASPLIKFMVLASTFYMFSTLEGPIQAIKSVNAIAHFTDWIVGHVHDGTLGWVGFMIIAALYHMAPRVFKRELYSKGLMAAQFWIQTLGIVLYFTSMWIAGITQGMMWRAHDEFGNLAYSFMDTVDVLHPYYALRGVGGLLYLVGFFMFAYNIYKTMSSRPVEESELQNASPMGA, encoded by the coding sequence ATGGAGAATCGTCCATTAGAGTACGACTATACGGTTGCAAAGATGTTCATGTTTACTACAATTGTTTTAGGAATTGTAGGCATGACTATCGGTGTGATTTTAGCATTTGAACTTGCTTTTCCTAGTGTAAATACTATACTTGGAAGTGGCTTAGCGGAATATACTAATTTTAGTCGTCTTCGTCCACTGCATACAGATGCAGTTATTTTTGGTTTTACGTTAAGTGGTATATTTGCTACTTGGTATTATGTTGGTCAGAGGGTACTGAAAGTATCGATGGCAGAATCTAAGTTTTTGATGTTAATTGGTAAATTACATTTTTGGCTTTACATTATTGGTGTAGCAGCAGTTGTTGTTTCACTTTTTGCCGGCGTCACAACTTCAAAAGAGTATGCTGAATTTGAATGGCCTATTGATATTGCCATTGTTGTTGTATGGGTACTGTGGGGAGTGAGTGTTTTTGGACTTATCGGTATTCGTCGTGAAAAATCACTTTATATTTCTGTATGGTATTATATTGCAACATTTTTAGGTATTGCAATGCTTTACCTGTTTAACAATATGGAAATACCTACAATGCTTGCAACATCGCCTGCAGGGGAAACAGGAATCGGTGCATGGTATCACTCTATTTCTATGTATGCAGGAACAAATGATGCACTTGTGCAGTGGTGGTATGGACACAATGCGGTTGCATTTGGTTTTACAGTACCTATTGTTGCTATGATTTACTACTTTTTACCAAAAGAGTCTGGGCAAGCGATCTATTCTTATAAATTGTCTTTACTTTCCTTTTGGGGTTTAATGTTTGTATATCTATGGGCCGGTGGTCACCACTTGCTCTACTCGACTGTTCCTGACTGGATGCAGACTATGGGTTCTGTCTTTTCGGTAATTCTTATCTTGCCATCATGGGGTTCAGCGATCAATATGCTTCTTACAATGAAGGGTGAATGGCAACAGGTTGCTGCGTCTCCATTGATTAAGTTTATGGTTCTTGCTTCAACATTCTATATGTTCTCTACATTGGAAGGTCCTATTCAAGCGATTAAATCTGTAAATGCGATTGCGCACTTTACTGACTGGATTGTCGGTCACGTACATGATGGTACGCTTGGTTGGGTCGGCTTTATGATTATTGCGGCACTTTACCATATGGCTCCGCGTGTATTTAAGCGCGAGTTATACTCTAAAGGTCTTATGGCTGCACAATTCTGGATTCAAACTTTAGGTATTGTTCTTTACTTTACTTCTATGTGGATTGCAGGGATTACACAGGGTATGATGTGGCGTGCTCACGATGAGTTCGGTAACCTGGCATATTCATTCATGGATACTGTTGATGTATTACATCCGTACTATGCACTTCGTGGTGTTGGTGGTTTGTTATACCTTGTCGGTTTCTTTATGTTTGCTTACAATATTTACAAAACTATGTCGTCTCGTCCTGTGGAAGAGTCTGAATTACAAAATGCTTCGCCTATGGGCGCTTAA